One Fusobacterium ulcerans DNA segment encodes these proteins:
- a CDS encoding GNAT family N-acetyltransferase, translating to MEIDIKLAYDDLENVKLLFNEYTAMLGVNLAFQGYDAEIKNLPGKYAMPSGRLYIAYCGNKAAGCIALRKFGEDGCEMKRLFVRPEYRHLKIGKKLVDKIITDAHELKYKHMVLDTLSNLHGAVALYKKSGFHEVEAYYENPLDNVLYFKLDL from the coding sequence ATGGAAATAGATATCAAATTGGCTTATGATGATTTAGAAAATGTAAAACTTCTTTTTAATGAGTATACTGCTATGCTTGGAGTCAACCTTGCTTTTCAGGGATATGATGCTGAAATCAAAAATCTTCCTGGAAAATATGCTATGCCCTCTGGAAGATTATACATTGCATATTGTGGCAACAAAGCTGCTGGTTGTATAGCTTTAAGAAAATTTGGAGAAGATGGCTGCGAAATGAAAAGACTTTTTGTCAGACCTGAATACAGACATCTCAAAATAGGAAAAAAATTAGTAGATAAAATAATAACAGATGCTCATGAATTAAAATATAAACATATGGTATTAGATACTCTTTCAAATTTACACGGAGCTGTTGCTCTTTATAAAAAATCTGGTTTTCATGAAGTTGAAGCTTATTATGAGAATCCTTTAGATAATGTATTGTATTTTAAATTAGATCTTTAA
- a CDS encoding autotransporter-associated N-terminal domain-containing protein, whose product MKKDDIEKSLKRFLKRKVSYSTSILIAFIITGGISLGAGITTEEINENKKDLLTKIQIEKEEIKKKIIENEKLINSYNSEFIELLRKGNFYSKGLFPSTQIFFPITYEHNGKGKNRTEKEFKETIEAAEKFYSKNTTLNKLEFGNGFIVNTEVFKETIDVGANIKPIEPKLPSINPNISINILSPTVNLGILPETISPTITKIPEVKVPKVEIPSAPTALSISISLTQNNQIAITAPTIEIPTLITPTVNIKPVIVDVALNVKTPNSIITTNPKEPERVLNIVEPDAKPFSDFSWGWLGPSAPTANTDENSDSQYALGDNIDVTSGTFWSGVKPDNSGTIFNGAGYTGAKQATAAAGFDGSRNYSSRHLSIINSYHGRWTGKAGNTITGGVFYVAGDVNGISYSPYAKGTEAFHLVGDVHLENVTANLYGMAAFINAEAFRGGQTTMKNVTINVLRDENTVFHLKGSRPGQEDASFVGSEYATKFAGNANITVDTKKNSIYAVRNFAGGLKIENTGNVVFNGASNIGFSFLTWVPDKSKYIGKTGAGTLGEGSIEAYVPYVKLTSSAPMGMYGDENVGIFFNKKISAYDVGIHQGYFELYFDIGTKLNSNGGTVQKESGQLGKDGYTPTTVDGNVGVYAISGQRVGVNVTKLAPQKTYFQNDPIHNLIMDQFDIKFGKYSKNGFMFLAKNGTVIEIEGVKTTDFSDGVNGTNTLEADAGLGTIIAYAEGKWTAAETGLASLTGSNLENKSTEIIVNKKLNMMSKEGIAFFAKNDGKVTVKKDAEGYGYGSIIGYADNGSIDVNANIVAVDNGVASEDKKYNNIGGYAIANGTITVTGNAEINGLGAFTNGINAKVLLKGTNNIIRTGVDGGLASLKGGYIEFGGGIIEHKDIKVGDHNQKLPFFADDTSKINFTGTTEIKMYDGAVFTGNSNDYANAVGTSAKYNGMGNVTISLQKNGINLGVFKNQNIIWNGEAGYLASLASVPKVASILDNGYWYNSYLEGGTMTIATNVNMDNGSSENIKGTDVFSDIVMEREKVTINPGVQIISDKGRGLVLGSNVVANTNGKNDASGYTNNGEIKIKGGNEAGVHVSYGHIKNNNFIETDGGIGALGVNGSRIENTNTGKINIGTSDTVNGVGIVGLATKIKGDGTPDTPESYGTDAGDAVTKVLEIYNRGSIVVKGKSGVGIYAENNGASVEKERTFVENTGSIIVGDSTISNAAVGIYGDKTTISNQGNITVGDEGVGIYAKNGTEVTNLGTLNLGTDGIGIVIDGTSTITANSVTLSSTEADINGKTGIFYKGSAAGTDSKNINLNINASDFVKGTTIYAENMNITSSGDLNIGKEGIGIFVKGSSSNIGTNSGTINLTSGKTGAVGMYTKTANILNNTGGIINVNDSSQIGMYAEGNNNSAVNTGVINLKVDGSTGIYVKSGAVAELGTGNDIEFDGESSVGVFAENARVNFGSNLTFRNDNTNKNIYVYGKDSTVEIGAGITVTVDGATTPTISGTEGNKTVGIYIENTGTGSTFNGTGNLEVLNGAAGIYSKRNNTLNVNVTATGDKTTGVSIDGASTVSGTVAAKTDAIGVYGSGGTVTIGTMGLILNTNSGKGTGMYLVDGAYAAGGLITVNNTSGTENIGVYYSKGTGSGTITNSADIKLTGTKSIGIYTADGINLVNTKNIESSTSNNIASYVDENSILASTGNITMSGLDNIGIYVGEGKGVNGGVIDVSGATGTSSAGMVAKTDATGDAASIENTGEIKAGANLGMYIAGSGTSSGKNTGSITVSGTGTGVYVDGSGNSFNGAGGSITSDAVGIYLKDTTAGTITNTGTLNIASGGVGVFGENANIDFTVNVSEAGAVGVAAAGTSVISGNIKTGQGSVGAFLLNDTVTFNGAVIETGVSIPESHLGAGNEETSIGILLNAAGTYSLSDVSVNAKNGVGIYLEDSTKSGSGVKVLKHNGVVTTEDGVGIYVNKGNSLTTENSTININKGTGIYVNGGTANLGITGNLSFNFLANGGIGVFNNGGILNFGNNITVTGSGTLTASANGSLNSTGNLNIGEGATGMLGTYDSAMTGAQSIINTGGTITIVSGGIGLAAVKGTTNPAFPVTINNTGTINASGVSIASTPSIGIYTDIADVVNTGSINVGSNGIGIYSANNGILTSVQNNNMTMTGTDGIGVYIKGSTAGLAVNNITSTGSRNTGVVLEGTAGNINIGTVILGNESVGTFVTGTATSTIDGTITVGNGSTSKSAIGVVTQNGANMTLAGTAVITTGAKGIGVYAQGAGTTITVSNTANITVGTEGIYMYSKDATLNFSGNITANDQIGIVAEGGTINAMGASTITVQNGGIGAYVKGAAPVFGTTTITVQTGTSSKYSMGVYYDGVAALGTAPVITQTGNYTIGMVLNNSTGTTAGGISIGGLGTADQVGIMAKGNSNLTVAGTVSINRGDNNIGVYGEDSIIAVNGNVTVEDSSSGINKSTSSIGVSLNRGSYIGSGNITAGDYSIGVFGKEMIAGSVITQGTGAQTMTVGKEGLGIYGEGTGGTISANMSNITVGTDNAIGVYAIGMNSMVKGNMSIGTNTSIGIASEGNGNVTYTGAMTIANKVSTASVGIYKTNGIGTISTSAGNWSVGDSGYGIFLNQSAGQSAAINNNADMNLGMSSVGIYSNGNNTVTNTGNIIVGATDLGPSSNHNKADEHLNSIGIYLLGGTTATSSGTITVNHDHSVGVYGEGTETRFTNTGTINVDNGAVGILVRDGAVAVNAVGGNINLGGSLAACGATTVGMAAYLGARIENAGTITVNEGVGMLVGNGATFANTGTIIVNNGIGIEGIGNTVNAGHIIVNGGVATEAGSLATAQIGAVEIKPDGTIKINGNYTSIGGTLSTGGNIIVDGAYVDVTTGTPLFNANSVSGEVNILPNFALTGNGISYEIEGFVNTAMETITGTKLTPVTSPLFIAKVTDKGNLIIVKRPYADITIGKQFDTLDKGLDNILTNSNGIGRDADILKNLNVYLNKFSGDQFGEEASRKLAEFRGDIYATIQERMQDINRAFDNSFYELESSYNLTKDSSKYSVIYTDGNYKDSTLGIDDYDYKVMGLLYMKEKEGTEYGSKYGYTLGFAGSKFDFDDGGSKEDVYSLRVGAHRVKNLSDEYKVSWLSRIELGYNRHIAKRKLNLQETFENKGEYNTYSVALDNRLTKVIYTDLSRQLDVYADLDLEYGKIDDFKESAGSKGGLEVQIKDNDYLSAQAGAGVKASQRIYAGNDISVKVTADVKYAYEFGDNYDGNKARLKNGEEGYYSLITPEEREGKLTGKIGLTVEKANHMGVTFEVEAADESNKEDSSIKYGVRFNYKF is encoded by the coding sequence ATGAAAAAGGATGATATTGAAAAATCTCTAAAGAGATTTTTAAAAAGAAAAGTAAGTTATTCAACATCAATATTAATTGCTTTTATAATAACAGGAGGAATATCTTTAGGTGCAGGAATAACAACAGAGGAAATAAATGAAAATAAAAAGGATCTTTTAACTAAGATACAAATAGAAAAAGAAGAGATAAAGAAAAAAATTATAGAGAATGAAAAGCTTATAAATAGTTATAATTCAGAGTTTATAGAACTTTTAAGAAAAGGGAATTTTTATTCAAAGGGATTGTTCCCGAGTACACAAATATTTTTTCCCATTACTTATGAACATAATGGCAAAGGAAAAAATAGAACAGAGAAAGAGTTTAAAGAAACTATAGAAGCAGCAGAAAAATTTTATTCTAAAAATACAACTTTAAATAAATTAGAATTTGGAAATGGATTTATTGTCAATACAGAAGTGTTTAAAGAAACAATTGATGTAGGAGCAAATATTAAACCTATTGAGCCTAAACTCCCATCAATTAATCCAAATATATCAATAAATATTTTAAGCCCGACAGTAAATTTGGGAATATTGCCAGAAACAATTTCCCCTACAATTACAAAAATACCAGAAGTAAAAGTCCCGAAAGTAGAGATTCCTTCAGCACCAACAGCATTATCTATTTCTATATCTCTAACTCAAAATAATCAAATAGCGATAACAGCCCCAACTATAGAAATTCCAACTTTAATAACACCAACTGTTAATATAAAGCCTGTAATAGTTGATGTAGCGTTAAATGTAAAGACCCCTAATTCTATAATTACAACAAACCCTAAAGAACCAGAAAGGGTTTTAAATATAGTGGAACCAGATGCGAAACCATTTTCAGATTTTTCATGGGGATGGTTAGGGCCAAGTGCTCCCACTGCTAATACAGATGAAAATAGTGATAGCCAGTATGCATTAGGGGACAATATTGATGTTACAAGTGGAACATTTTGGTCAGGGGTTAAACCTGATAATAGTGGAACAATATTTAATGGTGCAGGATATACAGGAGCTAAACAGGCCACAGCCGCAGCAGGGTTTGATGGATCAAGAAATTATAGCAGTAGACATTTAAGTATAATTAATTCGTATCATGGAAGATGGACTGGTAAGGCTGGAAATACAATAACTGGAGGAGTTTTTTATGTAGCAGGGGATGTTAATGGAATATCATACAGTCCTTATGCTAAAGGAACAGAAGCTTTTCATTTAGTAGGAGATGTTCATCTGGAAAATGTGACTGCTAATTTATATGGAATGGCTGCTTTTATAAATGCTGAAGCTTTTAGAGGTGGGCAAACTACAATGAAAAATGTAACAATAAATGTATTGAGAGATGAAAATACAGTTTTTCATTTGAAAGGAAGCAGGCCAGGTCAAGAAGATGCAAGTTTTGTTGGGAGTGAATATGCTACAAAATTTGCAGGGAATGCTAATATTACTGTTGATACTAAAAAAAATAGTATTTATGCAGTAAGAAATTTTGCTGGTGGATTAAAAATAGAAAATACAGGAAATGTTGTATTTAATGGAGCTTCTAATATAGGATTTTCATTTCTTACATGGGTTCCTGATAAATCTAAATATATTGGAAAAACAGGTGCAGGAACATTAGGGGAAGGATCGATAGAAGCCTATGTTCCTTATGTTAAACTAACTTCTTCAGCACCTATGGGAATGTATGGAGATGAAAATGTTGGAATATTTTTTAATAAAAAAATATCAGCATATGATGTAGGAATTCATCAAGGATATTTTGAGTTGTACTTCGATATTGGAACAAAGCTAAATTCAAATGGAGGTACTGTCCAAAAAGAATCAGGGCAACTTGGAAAAGATGGATATACACCTACAACTGTTGATGGAAATGTTGGAGTATATGCTATTTCTGGGCAAAGAGTAGGAGTTAATGTTACTAAATTAGCGCCTCAAAAAACCTATTTTCAGAATGATCCTATTCATAATTTGATAATGGATCAATTTGATATAAAATTTGGAAAATACTCTAAAAATGGGTTTATGTTTCTTGCTAAAAACGGAACTGTTATAGAAATAGAAGGAGTAAAGACCACTGATTTTTCTGATGGAGTAAACGGGACAAATACATTAGAAGCTGATGCTGGATTAGGAACTATTATTGCTTATGCAGAAGGAAAATGGACAGCTGCTGAAACTGGATTAGCATCATTAACTGGGAGTAATCTTGAAAATAAATCAACAGAAATAATAGTAAATAAAAAGCTTAATATGATGAGCAAAGAAGGAATAGCATTTTTTGCAAAAAATGATGGAAAAGTTACTGTAAAAAAAGATGCAGAAGGATATGGGTATGGGTCCATAATAGGTTATGCAGATAATGGTAGTATAGATGTTAATGCAAATATAGTAGCTGTAGATAATGGAGTGGCTAGCGAAGATAAAAAATATAATAACATTGGAGGATATGCTATTGCCAATGGAACTATTACAGTAACAGGAAATGCAGAAATAAATGGATTAGGAGCTTTTACAAATGGAATAAATGCCAAAGTTCTATTAAAGGGAACAAATAATATCATAAGAACTGGTGTTGATGGAGGACTTGCTAGTCTTAAAGGTGGGTATATAGAATTTGGTGGTGGAATCATTGAACATAAAGATATTAAAGTAGGGGATCACAATCAGAAACTTCCTTTCTTTGCAGATGATACTTCAAAGATAAATTTTACAGGAACAACAGAAATAAAAATGTATGATGGAGCTGTATTTACTGGAAATAGTAATGATTATGCAAATGCAGTAGGAACTTCAGCAAAATATAATGGTATGGGTAATGTAACAATAAGTTTGCAAAAAAATGGGATTAATTTAGGTGTATTTAAAAATCAAAATATAATCTGGAACGGAGAAGCAGGCTATCTGGCATCTTTAGCATCAGTTCCTAAAGTTGCATCTATTTTAGATAATGGTTATTGGTATAATAGCTACCTTGAAGGTGGAACAATGACAATAGCTACAAATGTGAATATGGATAATGGTTCATCAGAAAATATTAAGGGAACAGATGTATTTAGTGATATTGTGATGGAAAGAGAAAAAGTAACCATTAATCCTGGAGTTCAAATAATTTCTGATAAAGGAAGAGGACTGGTATTAGGATCAAATGTGGTTGCTAATACTAATGGGAAAAATGATGCTTCTGGTTATACAAATAATGGTGAAATAAAAATAAAAGGTGGAAATGAAGCAGGAGTACATGTAAGTTATGGACATATAAAAAATAATAATTTTATAGAAACAGATGGGGGAATTGGAGCATTAGGAGTAAATGGAAGTAGAATAGAAAATACAAATACTGGAAAAATTAATATTGGAACTTCTGATACTGTAAATGGAGTGGGGATAGTAGGACTAGCAACAAAAATAAAAGGTGATGGAACACCAGATACTCCTGAATCTTATGGAACAGATGCTGGAGATGCAGTTACTAAAGTTTTAGAAATCTATAATAGAGGAAGTATTGTCGTAAAAGGAAAATCAGGAGTAGGTATTTATGCTGAAAATAATGGGGCTTCTGTAGAAAAAGAAAGAACTTTTGTTGAAAATACAGGATCTATAATAGTGGGAGATTCAACTATCTCAAATGCGGCTGTAGGAATCTATGGAGATAAAACTACAATTTCAAATCAAGGAAATATAACAGTAGGAGATGAAGGAGTAGGAATCTATGCTAAAAATGGAACTGAGGTTACTAATCTTGGAACTTTAAATCTTGGAACAGATGGAATAGGAATAGTAATAGATGGAACATCAACTATTACAGCTAACAGTGTTACTTTATCTAGTACAGAAGCAGATATTAATGGAAAAACAGGTATTTTCTATAAGGGATCAGCAGCTGGAACTGATAGTAAAAATATAAATTTAAATATAAATGCTTCAGACTTTGTAAAAGGAACAACAATCTATGCAGAAAATATGAATATTACTTCTTCTGGAGATTTAAATATAGGAAAAGAAGGAATAGGTATTTTTGTAAAAGGAAGTTCATCTAATATAGGAACAAACTCAGGAACTATCAATCTTACATCTGGAAAAACAGGTGCAGTAGGTATGTACACAAAAACTGCTAATATTCTTAATAATACAGGTGGAATCATAAATGTAAATGATTCCTCTCAAATAGGAATGTATGCAGAAGGAAATAATAACTCTGCTGTAAATACAGGAGTAATTAATTTGAAGGTAGATGGTTCTACTGGTATTTATGTAAAATCTGGTGCAGTAGCTGAACTTGGTACTGGAAATGATATAGAATTTGATGGAGAATCAAGTGTAGGAGTTTTTGCAGAAAATGCAAGAGTGAACTTCGGAAGTAATCTAACTTTTAGAAATGATAATACAAATAAAAATATATATGTATATGGAAAAGATTCTACTGTAGAAATAGGAGCAGGGATAACAGTAACAGTAGATGGAGCAACTACTCCAACTATATCAGGAACAGAAGGGAATAAAACAGTTGGAATATATATTGAAAATACTGGTACTGGAAGTACATTTAATGGTACAGGAAATCTTGAGGTTTTAAATGGTGCAGCAGGAATTTACTCTAAAAGAAATAATACTTTAAATGTAAATGTAACAGCAACTGGAGATAAAACTACAGGAGTGTCTATTGATGGAGCGTCAACTGTATCAGGAACTGTAGCAGCTAAAACTGATGCAATAGGAGTATATGGAAGCGGAGGAACTGTAACGATAGGTACAATGGGACTTATTCTTAATACAAACTCTGGAAAAGGAACAGGAATGTATCTTGTTGATGGTGCTTATGCAGCTGGAGGATTAATTACTGTAAACAATACATCAGGGACTGAAAATATAGGAGTATACTACAGTAAGGGGACTGGTTCAGGAACTATAACAAACAGTGCTGATATTAAACTTACAGGAACTAAAAGTATAGGGATATACACAGCTGATGGAATAAATCTTGTTAATACTAAAAATATAGAATCTAGTACTTCAAATAATATAGCTTCATATGTAGATGAAAATTCAATTCTAGCTTCAACTGGAAATATAACTATGTCTGGATTAGATAATATAGGAATATATGTTGGTGAAGGAAAAGGAGTAAATGGAGGAGTTATTGATGTAAGTGGAGCAACAGGAACATCATCAGCAGGAATGGTAGCTAAGACTGATGCAACAGGAGATGCAGCTTCAATAGAAAATACAGGAGAAATAAAAGCAGGGGCTAATCTTGGAATGTATATAGCAGGAAGCGGAACAAGTTCTGGAAAGAATACAGGAAGTATAACAGTTTCTGGAACAGGTACAGGAGTATATGTAGATGGTTCAGGAAACAGCTTTAATGGAGCTGGAGGAAGTATCACATCAGATGCAGTTGGAATCTATCTGAAAGATACAACAGCTGGAACTATAACTAATACAGGTACTTTAAATATAGCTTCAGGAGGAGTCGGAGTATTTGGAGAAAATGCAAATATTGATTTTACAGTAAATGTTTCTGAAGCAGGAGCAGTAGGAGTTGCAGCAGCAGGAACTTCAGTAATATCAGGAAATATTAAAACAGGACAGGGCTCTGTTGGAGCATTCCTTCTCAATGATACAGTAACATTTAATGGAGCAGTTATAGAAACAGGAGTAAGCATTCCAGAATCACATTTAGGAGCAGGAAATGAAGAAACTTCAATAGGAATTCTTTTAAATGCTGCTGGAACTTATTCATTGAGTGATGTAAGTGTAAATGCTAAAAATGGAGTAGGAATATATTTAGAAGATAGTACAAAGTCTGGTTCAGGAGTAAAAGTTCTTAAACATAATGGAGTTGTAACTACTGAAGATGGAGTAGGTATTTATGTAAATAAAGGAAATAGTCTTACAACAGAAAATTCAACTATAAATATTAATAAAGGAACAGGAATATATGTAAATGGTGGAACTGCTAATCTTGGAATAACAGGAAATCTTTCTTTTAATTTCTTAGCTAATGGTGGAATAGGAGTATTCAATAACGGAGGAATTCTTAACTTTGGAAATAATATAACTGTAACAGGGTCAGGAACACTTACAGCAAGTGCAAATGGAAGTCTTAACTCTACAGGAAACTTAAACATAGGAGAAGGTGCTACTGGAATGCTTGGAACATATGATTCAGCAATGACAGGAGCCCAAAGCATAATAAATACAGGTGGAACAATAACAATTGTATCAGGGGGAATAGGTCTTGCAGCAGTAAAAGGAACAACTAATCCTGCATTTCCAGTAACAATAAACAATACTGGAACTATCAATGCATCTGGGGTGTCAATTGCAAGTACTCCATCAATAGGAATCTATACAGATATTGCAGATGTAGTAAATACAGGAAGTATTAATGTAGGAAGCAATGGAATAGGGATATACTCAGCTAATAATGGAATACTTACTTCTGTACAAAATAATAATATGACTATGACAGGAACAGATGGAATAGGAGTATATATTAAAGGCTCTACTGCTGGACTTGCTGTAAACAATATAACTTCGACAGGTTCAAGAAATACAGGAGTGGTTCTTGAAGGAACAGCAGGAAATATTAATATAGGAACAGTTATTTTAGGAAATGAAAGTGTAGGAACATTTGTAACAGGAACAGCAACTTCAACAATAGATGGAACAATAACAGTAGGAAATGGAAGTACATCTAAGAGTGCAATAGGAGTAGTAACACAAAATGGAGCTAATATGACTCTTGCAGGAACAGCTGTAATTACTACAGGTGCTAAAGGTATAGGAGTATATGCCCAAGGAGCAGGAACAACTATAACAGTTTCAAATACTGCTAATATTACAGTTGGTACAGAAGGAATATATATGTATTCTAAGGATGCTACATTGAATTTTAGTGGAAATATTACAGCTAATGATCAAATAGGAATAGTAGCTGAGGGTGGAACTATTAATGCTATGGGAGCCTCAACAATAACAGTTCAAAATGGCGGTATAGGAGCATATGTAAAAGGAGCTGCTCCAGTATTTGGAACAACAACAATAACAGTACAGACAGGAACATCATCTAAATATTCTATGGGAGTTTATTATGATGGAGTAGCAGCACTTGGAACTGCTCCAGTAATAACTCAGACAGGAAACTATACTATTGGTATGGTATTAAACAACTCAACAGGAACAACAGCTGGAGGAATTTCTATTGGAGGTTTAGGGACAGCGGATCAAGTAGGTATAATGGCTAAAGGGAACTCTAATCTTACTGTAGCAGGTACTGTGTCTATAAATAGAGGAGATAATAATATTGGGGTATATGGAGAAGACAGTATAATTGCAGTAAATGGAAATGTAACAGTTGAAGACTCTTCATCAGGTATAAATAAATCAACATCATCAATAGGAGTTTCTTTAAATAGAGGTTCATATATAGGAAGTGGAAATATTACGGCAGGAGATTACAGTATAGGTGTTTTTGGAAAAGAAATGATAGCCGGAAGTGTGATTACTCAAGGAACTGGAGCCCAAACAATGACTGTTGGAAAAGAGGGGCTGGGAATCTATGGTGAAGGAACTGGAGGAACTATATCTGCTAATATGTCAAATATTACAGTCGGAACAGATAATGCAATAGGAGTATACGCTATTGGAATGAACTCAATGGTAAAAGGAAATATGAGTATTGGCACAAATACAAGTATTGGTATTGCTAGTGAAGGTAATGGAAATGTGACATATACAGGAGCTATGACAATAGCAAATAAAGTTTCAACAGCATCAGTAGGAATTTATAAAACCAATGGAATAGGAACAATTTCAACATCAGCAGGAAATTGGTCTGTAGGAGACAGTGGATATGGAATCTTCCTAAATCAAAGTGCAGGTCAATCAGCTGCAATAAATAACAATGCTGATATGAATCTTGGAATGTCATCAGTAGGAATTTATTCAAATGGAAATAATACAGTAACAAATACTGGAAATATAATTGTAGGAGCTACTGATTTAGGACCTTCATCAAACCACAATAAAGCTGATGAGCATTTAAATTCTATAGGAATATATTTATTGGGAGGAACAACAGCAACAAGTTCTGGAACGATAACTGTAAACCATGATCACTCAGTAGGAGTATATGGAGAAGGAACAGAAACAAGATTCACAAATACAGGAACTATCAATGTAGATAATGGAGCAGTAGGAATACTTGTAAGAGATGGGGCAGTAGCTGTAAATGCTGTAGGAGGTAACATTAATCTTGGAGGAAGCCTTGCTGCATGTGGAGCAACAACGGTAGGTATGGCAGCTTATTTAGGAGCAAGAATAGAAAATGCTGGAACAATAACTGTCAATGAAGGTGTTGGAATGCTTGTAGGAAACGGAGCAACATTTGCTAATACAGGAACTATTATAGTAAATAATGGAATAGGAATAGAAGGAATTGGAAATACAGTAAATGCTGGACATATTATAGTAAATGGTGGTGTAGCAACAGAAGCAGGAAGTTTGGCTACAGCCCAAATAGGAGCTGTGGAAATTAAACCAGATGGGACTATCAAAATCAATGGAAATTACACTTCAATTGGAGGAACTCTTTCTACAGGAGGAAATATAATAGTAGATGGAGCATATGTAGATGTAACAACTGGAACACCTTTATTTAATGCAAATAGTGTAAGCGGGGAAGTAAATATACTTCCAAATTTTGCACTAACAGGCAATGGAATTTCTTATGAAATAGAAGGTTTTGTAAATACAGCAATGGAAACAATAACAGGAACTAAACTTACTCCTGTAACATCACCTTTATTTATTGCTAAAGTTACAGATAAAGGGAACCTTATTATTGTAAAAAGACCATATGCGGATATTACAATAGGAAAGCAGTTTGATACGTTAGATAAAGGGCTGGATAATATTCTAACTAACAGCAATGGAATAGGTAGAGATGCAGATATATTAAAAAATTTAAATGTATATCTTAATAAGTTTAGTGGAGACCAATTTGGAGAGGAGGCTTCTAGAAAATTAGCAGAGTTTAGGGGAGATATCTATGCAACTATTCAAGAAAGAATGCAGGATATTAATAGAGCGTTTGACAACTCTTTCTATGAACTGGAATCATCATATAATTTAACTAAAGACAGCAGTAAATACAGTGTTATCTATACTGATGGAAACTACAAAGATTCTACTTTAGGAATAGATGACTACGATTACAAAGTAATGGGACTTCTGTATATGAAGGAAAAAGAAGGAACAGAATATGGAAGCAAATATGGATATACATTAGGATTTGCAGGATCTAAGTTTGACTTTGATGATGGCGGATCAAAAGAGGATGTATACTCATTAAGAGTAGGAGCACATAGAGTTAAAAATCTGAGTGATGAATATAAAGTATCATGGCTGTCAAGAATAGAACTTGGATATAACAGACATATTGCTAAGAGAAAACTTAACCTTCAAGAAACATTTGAAAATAAGGGAGAGTACAATACTTACTCTGTAGCACTTGACAACAGACTTACAAAGGTTATCTATACAGATCTGTCTAGACAGTTGGATGTATATGCTGATTTAGACTTAGAGTATGGAAAAATAGATGACTTTAAAGAAAGCGCTGGAAGCAAAGGCGGACTTGAAGTGCAGATTAAAGATAATGATTATCTAAGCGCACAGGCAGGAGCTGGAGTGAAGGCATCTCAAAGAATCTATGCAGGAAATGATATCTCAGTAAAAGTAACAGCAGATGTAAAATATGCATATGAATTTGGAGACAACTATGATGGAAACAAAGCAAGACTTAAAAATGGAGAGGAAGGATATTACAGCCTGATCACTCCAGAAGAAAGAGAAGGAAAACTAACAGGAAAAATTGGACTTACAGTAGAAAAAGCCAACCACATGGGAGTAACATTTGAAGTAGAAGCAGCAGATGAAAGCAATAAAGAAGATTCATCAATCAAATATGGAGTAAGATTCAATTACAAATTTTAA
- a CDS encoding HU family DNA-binding protein has protein sequence MKETEFIREYKRVRELKNLKIAKERVEIFWETLLDILKEEKKVIFKGWGSFEVKERKAKIFNNPKTKKAERIPACKKIIFKQGKLLKKRFNIIEEE, from the coding sequence ATGAAAGAAACAGAATTTATAAGAGAATATAAAAGAGTTAGGGAATTAAAAAATTTGAAGATAGCTAAAGAAAGAGTAGAGATTTTTTGGGAAACATTATTAGATATTTTAAAAGAAGAAAAAAAAGTTATTTTTAAAGGCTGGGGAAGCTTTGAAGTAAAAGAAAGGAAAGCAAAGATATTTAATAATCCAAAAACAAAGAAAGCAGAAAGAATACCAGCATGTAAGAAAATAATATTTAAGCAGGGAAAACTTCTTAAGAAAAGATTTAATATAATAGAGGAAGAATAA